In Crassostrea angulata isolate pt1a10 chromosome 4, ASM2561291v2, whole genome shotgun sequence, one genomic interval encodes:
- the LOC128181100 gene encoding uncharacterized protein LOC128181100 → MNPTLFLEVVMELKIASCLCFISLFWTMRCEELKILCPSKDHPDKCCAGYRKINGSCTACIGFFGQNCEEPCPSSNFGPKCSGLCNCTENEECNPFVGCFPNINVSDSYYRRDDNYSHPDPFLPSRSDSCSLLLLLVIVLSGSQIVILIFCVTTLCLKCCTLPPQRTNTSLNITGQSITMNTSKSNLDMSELHSGKETTSRFRGILSETENTNGAHYLTLQERQMDALQYPSNHYDTCSTAERIKKHSDDNWNVKRQSGMYALPGDSHQDAQKTTMVTLTTAQSSVRPYNLVDHEANTDQRQSVHQNNYFTLKPMYAS, encoded by the exons ATGAACCCAACATTATTTCTGGAGGTCGTTATGGAATTGAAAATTGCATCGTGTCTGTGTTTTATATCCTTATTTTGGACCATGCGGTGCGAAGAGCTCAAAATTCTATGTCCATCGAAGGA TCACCCAGATAAATGCTGTGCAGGATACAGAAAGATTAATGGAAGTTGCACGG cATGCATTGGCTTCTTTGGGCAAAACTGTGAGGAGCCTTGTCCAAGTTCCAACTTCGGTCCAAAGTGCAGCGGTTTGTGTAATTGTACTGAAAATGAAGAATGCAATCCATTTGTTGGATGTTTTCCTAACATAA ACGTAAGTGATAGCTACTATCGGAGGGATGACAATTATAGTCATCCTGACCCATTTCTTCCCTCGCGAAGCGATAGTTGCAGTTTGTTATTGCTGCTAGTCATCGTACTGAGTGGATCTCAGATAGTGATCCTGATATTCTGCGTGACAACGCTATGTTTGAAGTG CTGTACATTGCCGCCTCAGCGAACCAACACATCACTTAACATAACAGGACAAAGCATTACCATGAATACGAGCAAATCCAACTTAGATATGAGTGAGCTGCATTCTGGGAAAGAAACCACTTCTAGATTTCGTGGAATTTTAAGCGAGACTGAAAACACTAACGGTGCTCATTACCTAACATTACAAGAGAGACAAATGGATGCATTGCAGTATCCATCAAATCATTATGACACTTGTTCCACAGcagaaagaataaaaaaacattCTGATGATAATTGGAATGTCAAACGCCAGTCTGGTATGTACGCTTTGCCAGGTGACAGCCATCAGGATGCTCAGAAAACTACAATGGTAACCTTGACCACGGCACAATCCTCTGTGAGACCTTACAACCTTGTGGACCACGAGGCAAATACTGACCAGCGGCAAAGTGTTCACCAAAATAACTATTTCACACTTAAACCGATGTATGCGAGTTAA